From Enterococcus mundtii, the proteins below share one genomic window:
- a CDS encoding FtsB family cell division protein, translating to MANKSNKIAALDTEYAKKKYVEFQQQQRQLIFRRRRLAAIFLGALVIFAVIGFQIFNDMQRMNHLNELKVEADTELQQINKDVDQLTEDVKLLKDEDYVAKLARSKFFYSKEGEQVYPILESTTDNSADTDEQTTSSTTAQ from the coding sequence GTGGCAAACAAAAGCAATAAAATCGCTGCACTAGACACAGAGTATGCAAAGAAAAAATATGTCGAATTTCAACAACAACAACGCCAATTGATTTTTCGTAGACGCAGGTTAGCAGCCATCTTTTTAGGTGCTTTGGTCATTTTCGCTGTAATAGGTTTCCAAATTTTTAATGATATGCAACGAATGAATCATTTAAATGAATTAAAAGTCGAAGCAGATACAGAGTTACAACAAATCAATAAAGATGTAGACCAACTCACAGAAGACGTGAAATTGCTTAAAGATGAAGATTACGTAGCAAAACTTGCTAGAAGCAAATTTTTCTATTCAAAAGAAGGGGAGCAAGTCTACCCGATACTTGAATCTACGACAGATAATTCAGCAGACACCGATGAACAAACAACGAGTTCAACAACTGCCCAATAA
- a CDS encoding putative polysaccharide biosynthesis protein — MDHKEMRQVMHGAFVLTLASFIAKVLSALYRIPLQNLVGDEGFYVYQQVYPIYGIAMTLALSGLPQFISKYVAEKKDPFEQRQALKNLYPLVFWSGFLLWLFVFSFSHWIALMMGDQQLMPLIRIVSFTFLLMPGLSYYRGNFQGRFLMEPTAVSQVVEQIVRVAIIVFSAIAFKRLGWTVYQTGTAAMSGAVFGGVCAYGVLYYYEQKIHGGALSFRHFPILRRPAKSLVRRFLIEGGLVSIYSGLLIFFQLIDSFFVKNALQIYGLSEQASKIAKGVYDRGQPLVQLGLVIATALSATFLPALTRYLTSAVKGQFYSTAKIYLRLTTALALAASVGLAVLLPYINYALFKDYAGNMTLVLFVFSIGLTAIIQAYQSIAQSKNSFRPSLKGAGWGLLAKALATPLLTSYLGTVGASLSTLLGLSVTLWYFVRTETPAINSFWHERKFGKKLIQCLGCMVLALFVYYGFLNLLFGPVSHRSTALFASLGGVIIGVVTFVYAVIWTKLFTIREWLLLPFGKKILRLKKIKKEK; from the coding sequence TTGGATCATAAAGAAATGCGTCAAGTGATGCACGGTGCCTTTGTGTTGACGCTTGCCTCCTTTATAGCAAAAGTCCTCAGCGCACTATATCGGATTCCATTGCAAAACTTAGTGGGCGATGAAGGTTTTTATGTTTATCAACAAGTTTATCCTATTTATGGTATTGCGATGACACTCGCTTTGTCGGGGCTACCCCAGTTTATCTCTAAATATGTAGCAGAAAAAAAAGACCCTTTCGAACAAAGACAAGCATTGAAAAATCTTTATCCCCTTGTTTTTTGGTCAGGCTTTTTACTCTGGCTCTTCGTATTTTCATTTAGTCACTGGATCGCTCTCATGATGGGGGATCAACAATTGATGCCGTTGATTCGGATCGTCTCCTTCACGTTTTTGTTGATGCCAGGACTATCTTATTATCGTGGGAATTTTCAAGGTCGGTTTTTAATGGAGCCCACAGCGGTTTCGCAAGTCGTTGAACAAATTGTTCGTGTAGCGATCATTGTTTTTAGCGCGATTGCCTTTAAGCGATTAGGCTGGACAGTCTATCAAACAGGCACAGCGGCAATGAGTGGCGCAGTATTTGGTGGCGTATGTGCATATGGTGTACTGTACTATTATGAACAAAAAATCCATGGTGGTGCATTGAGCTTCCGCCACTTTCCGATTTTAAGAAGGCCAGCGAAATCACTCGTGCGCCGGTTCTTGATTGAAGGGGGATTAGTATCCATTTATAGTGGTCTATTGATCTTCTTCCAATTGATTGATTCTTTTTTTGTTAAGAATGCGTTACAAATCTATGGTTTATCCGAGCAAGCATCTAAAATAGCTAAAGGAGTATATGATCGTGGGCAACCGTTAGTTCAATTAGGATTAGTTATTGCTACAGCTTTAAGTGCTACGTTCTTACCCGCGTTGACACGCTACCTAACGAGTGCAGTCAAAGGACAATTTTATTCCACAGCAAAAATTTACTTGCGTCTGACGACTGCATTGGCGTTGGCAGCTTCAGTAGGATTAGCTGTATTGTTGCCTTATATCAATTACGCATTGTTTAAAGATTATGCTGGAAATATGACACTAGTTCTGTTTGTTTTTTCCATTGGACTAACTGCAATTATTCAAGCGTACCAAAGCATTGCTCAAAGTAAAAACTCTTTTCGCCCCTCATTAAAGGGTGCTGGTTGGGGCTTGCTTGCTAAAGCTTTAGCTACCCCCCTTCTCACGAGTTATTTAGGAACAGTCGGTGCTAGTTTATCGACATTACTTGGACTATCAGTGACTTTATGGTATTTTGTCCGTACTGAAACTCCAGCAATCAATAGTTTTTGGCACGAACGAAAATTTGGTAAGAAATTAATCCAATGTTTAGGTTGTATGGTCTTAGCGTTGTTTGTGTATTATGGCTTCTTAAACTTATTGTTTGGTCCAGTGAGCCATCGCTCGACTGCTCTTTTTGCCAGCCTAGGCGGTGTCATTATAGGCGTAGTCACATTTGTATATGCAGTGATCTGGACAAAATTATTTACGATCCGTGAATGGCTGTTACTGCCATTTGGTAAGAAAATCTTACGTTTGAAAAAAATAAAAAAAGAAAAGTGA
- a CDS encoding S1 domain-containing RNA-binding protein: MSIEVGAKLQGKVSGITNFGAFIDLGAGKTGLVHISEVSNGYIKDIHDVLSVGDEVTVKVITVNDDGKIGLSIRKAQEQPVETNDENRQKRYPQKETRDNRGRAPQKKSFSRSQPSNTKEDFDSLMSSFLKDSDDRLTSLKRNTEGKRGGRGGRRS; the protein is encoded by the coding sequence ATGTCAATCGAGGTAGGAGCAAAACTGCAAGGAAAAGTTTCAGGAATCACAAATTTTGGCGCGTTTATTGATTTAGGAGCTGGCAAAACAGGGTTAGTTCATATCAGTGAAGTATCAAACGGTTATATCAAGGATATTCATGATGTATTGAGCGTTGGTGATGAGGTAACAGTCAAAGTCATTACAGTCAATGATGATGGGAAAATCGGTTTATCTATCCGCAAAGCACAAGAGCAACCAGTAGAAACTAATGATGAAAATCGTCAAAAGAGATATCCACAAAAAGAAACTCGAGATAATCGAGGACGCGCACCGCAGAAAAAATCTTTTTCTCGCAGCCAACCTTCCAATACAAAAGAAGACTTCGATTCATTGATGAGCTCATTTTTAAAAGATAGCGATGATCGATTGACTTCCTTAAAACGCAACACAGAAGGAAAACGCGGAGGCCGTGGCGGTCGCCGTAGCTAA
- the hslO gene encoding Hsp33 family molecular chaperone HslO has translation MEDYLVKALANDGFVRAYAVRATNTVAEAQQRHDTWHTSSAALGRALVGSLLLGATVKGEDKLTVRIQGDGPAGGIVVDANGKGDVKGYIKNPHLSLPLNAEGKIDVRGAVGTQGMFSVTKDLGLKEPFSGQTPIVSGELAEDFTYYLAISEQIPSAVGLSVLVNTDDTIKTAGGFMIQIMPGADEETIAKIEEQLKTTPRISTLLDEGLTPEEILQGLLGTDELQVLEKMPVQFKCDCSKEKFGEAIIALGAAEIQAMIDEDHGAEAVCSFCNNKYTYTEDDLAALKTEALGGL, from the coding sequence ATGGAAGATTATTTAGTAAAGGCATTAGCCAATGACGGATTTGTTCGAGCATATGCTGTTCGTGCAACCAATACTGTCGCAGAAGCGCAGCAACGCCATGATACTTGGCATACATCATCAGCAGCATTAGGCCGTGCATTAGTTGGTAGTCTGCTTCTAGGTGCGACAGTTAAAGGAGAAGATAAATTAACAGTACGCATCCAAGGAGATGGCCCTGCAGGTGGGATCGTTGTTGATGCGAATGGTAAAGGTGATGTCAAAGGGTATATCAAAAATCCACACCTAAGTTTACCGCTGAACGCAGAAGGAAAAATCGATGTACGTGGAGCAGTAGGGACACAAGGGATGTTCAGTGTGACAAAAGATCTAGGGTTAAAAGAACCTTTTTCAGGACAAACACCGATTGTATCTGGTGAACTAGCTGAAGATTTCACGTACTATTTAGCGATTTCAGAACAAATCCCTTCAGCTGTAGGGCTAAGCGTCTTAGTCAATACGGATGATACCATCAAGACAGCGGGTGGTTTTATGATCCAGATCATGCCAGGGGCAGACGAAGAAACGATTGCGAAAATCGAAGAGCAACTGAAAACAACACCACGTATTTCTACACTCTTAGATGAAGGGTTGACACCTGAAGAAATCTTGCAAGGATTGTTAGGAACAGACGAATTGCAAGTACTAGAAAAAATGCCTGTGCAGTTCAAATGTGATTGTTCGAAAGAAAAGTTTGGTGAAGCAATCATTGCTTTAGGCGCAGCAGAAATCCAAGCAATGATCGATGAAGACCATGGCGCAGAAGCAGTTTGCTCATTTTGTAATAATAAGTATACCTACACAGAAGATGACCTAGCAGCATTGAAGACAGAAGCCTTGGGAGGATTATAA
- the dusB gene encoding tRNA dihydrouridine synthase DusB, which translates to MDHTWKIGNVEIPNRVVVAPMAGITNAAFRVTVKEFGAGMVVCEMISDQGIHFRNKKTLEMLHIDETEHPLSLQIFGGNKDTLVEAAQFVEKHTTADIIDINMGCPVNKIIKAEAGAKWLLDPDKVYEMVHAVASAVDVPVTVKMRIGWDEEHVFAVENALAAQAAGAGAVAMHGRTRVQMYEGKADWEVLKEVKKHLTIPFMGNGDVKTPEDAKRMLEYVGADGVMIGRAALGNPWMIHRTQHYLETGELIPEPTAREKIATAKLHLERLVDLKGETIACREFRTHASYYLKGVSRAAKIKLAINKTEKQHEINELLDQLVEKSEKLSLQS; encoded by the coding sequence GTGGATCACACATGGAAAATCGGGAACGTTGAAATACCGAATCGCGTGGTTGTAGCACCAATGGCAGGGATCACGAACGCCGCATTTCGTGTAACCGTCAAAGAATTTGGTGCAGGAATGGTCGTTTGTGAGATGATCAGTGACCAAGGTATTCATTTCCGCAACAAAAAAACATTGGAAATGCTGCATATCGACGAAACGGAGCATCCATTAAGTTTGCAAATATTTGGTGGGAACAAAGACACACTAGTAGAAGCAGCACAGTTTGTTGAGAAGCATACTACAGCAGATATCATTGATATCAATATGGGATGCCCAGTCAATAAAATCATCAAAGCTGAAGCAGGTGCAAAATGGTTATTAGACCCTGATAAAGTCTATGAAATGGTTCATGCAGTTGCATCGGCAGTTGATGTGCCAGTTACTGTGAAAATGCGTATTGGTTGGGACGAAGAACATGTTTTTGCTGTCGAAAACGCATTAGCTGCTCAAGCAGCCGGTGCCGGTGCAGTAGCCATGCACGGACGAACACGTGTGCAAATGTATGAAGGAAAAGCCGATTGGGAAGTGTTAAAGGAAGTCAAAAAACATCTAACGATTCCTTTTATGGGTAATGGAGACGTCAAAACGCCAGAAGATGCAAAACGCATGTTGGAATACGTGGGTGCCGATGGCGTCATGATCGGACGTGCTGCTTTAGGGAATCCTTGGATGATCCATCGGACGCAACATTATTTAGAAACTGGAGAGCTGATTCCGGAACCAACCGCACGCGAAAAAATTGCTACTGCAAAATTACATCTAGAACGTTTAGTTGATTTAAAAGGAGAAACCATCGCCTGTCGTGAGTTTCGGACACACGCTTCCTACTATCTAAAAGGTGTCTCCCGGGCAGCCAAGATCAAATTAGCGATCAATAAGACTGAGAAACAGCATGAAATCAATGAACTGCTTGACCAATTGGTTGAAAAAAGTGAAAAATTATCACTTCAATCTTAG
- the tilS gene encoding tRNA lysidine(34) synthetase TilS — protein sequence MDRRASQFKQAFIKRGLRRGYLSEHAKILVAVSGGVDSMVLLDCLMTAQKQIGFRLGVVHIDHRLRSVSADEAAYLADFCDKNNLTFHLKVWENPAEQGIETAARAFRYEKFDEIVRHDHYDTLMTAHHGDDQMETILMKIIRGGQLGTYAGIKETQPFAGGRLIRPLLSFSKEQLYAYAEAEDLPFFEDHTNQELTVQRNRLRHLVVPQLKKENTQAMAHFQKFSQQIQWAEQFIRKNTHQMITEHLTYGEERLSIPWTVIESLESFERYFFFYTFFDYVFPVTKVTIKEKQIDTLLQQCEQAAGQWQIDLGKRWVIERSYEVLYLYKRKKERSTNHQDTPLEIIPNQSIQLGESEWLGIYTPDQLPDWKLDETGEIFTHDLWLSAEQSLWVDRRKPGDRIQLTETLNKKVSRYFIDKKISVAQRKNSWVIIDEGRNLWSLVPFVHSYLSIGVETDKIHYILLYKYQKEAIGRRT from the coding sequence ATGGATAGAAGAGCAAGTCAGTTTAAACAAGCATTTATAAAAAGAGGCTTACGCCGTGGCTATCTGTCTGAACATGCGAAAATACTAGTTGCTGTTTCCGGTGGTGTAGACTCGATGGTTTTACTCGATTGCTTAATGACCGCCCAAAAACAAATTGGCTTTCGGTTAGGGGTTGTCCATATCGATCATCGCTTACGGAGCGTTTCTGCGGATGAAGCAGCCTATCTTGCTGACTTTTGCGATAAAAACAATCTTACTTTCCACTTGAAAGTATGGGAGAATCCAGCGGAACAAGGAATTGAAACGGCTGCTCGAGCTTTTCGGTATGAGAAATTTGATGAGATCGTACGACATGATCATTATGATACATTGATGACAGCGCACCATGGGGATGATCAAATGGAAACGATTTTGATGAAAATCATTCGTGGTGGGCAGCTAGGTACGTATGCGGGAATCAAGGAAACGCAACCTTTTGCTGGTGGGCGACTGATTCGACCGTTGTTGTCATTTAGTAAAGAACAATTGTATGCGTATGCGGAAGCAGAAGATTTACCTTTTTTTGAGGACCATACCAATCAGGAACTAACTGTCCAACGTAATCGACTGCGTCATTTAGTCGTACCACAATTGAAAAAAGAAAATACCCAGGCGATGGCTCATTTCCAAAAATTCTCGCAACAAATCCAATGGGCAGAGCAATTTATCCGAAAAAATACTCATCAGATGATCACGGAACATCTTACGTATGGAGAAGAGCGCTTATCTATTCCGTGGACGGTGATCGAAAGTTTGGAATCATTTGAACGTTACTTCTTCTTTTACACGTTCTTTGATTACGTTTTTCCAGTTACGAAAGTGACGATCAAAGAAAAACAGATTGATACGTTGTTACAACAATGTGAACAAGCCGCAGGACAATGGCAGATTGATCTGGGCAAACGCTGGGTGATCGAACGTTCCTATGAAGTACTTTATCTTTATAAAAGAAAAAAGGAACGATCAACTAATCACCAAGATACTCCGTTAGAAATCATACCGAATCAATCCATTCAGTTAGGAGAGTCGGAATGGTTAGGGATCTACACCCCCGACCAACTTCCAGATTGGAAACTGGATGAAACAGGTGAAATCTTCACTCATGATCTATGGTTATCAGCCGAACAATCGCTTTGGGTCGATCGGCGAAAACCGGGAGATCGCATCCAATTGACGGAGACATTGAACAAAAAAGTGTCAAGATATTTTATCGATAAAAAAATATCTGTTGCACAACGAAAAAATTCATGGGTTATTATAGATGAAGGGAGAAATCTATGGAGTCTAGTCCCTTTTGTCCATTCTTATTTGAGTATTGGTGTAGAAACTGATAAAATACACTACATACTTCTTTACAAATATCAAAAAGAAGCAATTGGAAGGAGAACCTGA
- a CDS encoding RNA-binding S4 domain-containing protein, translated as MRLDKFLKISRIIKRRSVAKEVADKGRIKINGKLAKSSSDVKVGDQLDIQFGNKTMEIKVAELHESTKKEDAQKMYEVLSETRVQNTSEID; from the coding sequence ATGCGATTAGATAAATTTTTAAAAATCTCGCGAATCATCAAGCGCCGATCTGTCGCTAAAGAAGTGGCGGATAAAGGACGAATCAAAATCAATGGCAAACTCGCGAAATCTTCCAGTGATGTCAAGGTTGGAGACCAATTGGACATCCAATTTGGCAACAAAACGATGGAAATCAAGGTAGCAGAGTTGCATGAGTCAACAAAAAAAGAAGATGCACAAAAAATGTATGAAGTCTTGTCAGAAACACGAGTACAAAACACAAGCGAAATAGATTAG
- the hpt gene encoding hypoxanthine phosphoribosyltransferase, with protein MLEKDIERVLITQEEIQVRCKELGKELTENYQDKNPLVVGVLKGAVPFMADIIRSIDAYLELDFMDVSSYGNATVSSGEVKIVKDLDTNVEGRDLLIVEDIIDSGRTLAYLVDLFKYRKANSVKIVTLLDKPEGRVVDIEADYIGFNVPNEFVVGYGLDYAEAYRNLPYIGVLKPSVYQSN; from the coding sequence ATGTTAGAAAAAGATATCGAGAGAGTATTGATCACGCAAGAAGAGATACAAGTTCGTTGTAAAGAACTAGGAAAAGAGTTAACTGAAAATTATCAAGATAAAAATCCGTTGGTTGTTGGTGTATTGAAAGGTGCTGTCCCATTTATGGCAGACATTATCCGTTCGATCGATGCTTACCTAGAATTGGATTTTATGGATGTTTCAAGTTACGGTAACGCAACTGTTTCATCAGGTGAAGTGAAAATCGTAAAAGACTTGGATACGAATGTGGAAGGCCGTGATTTATTGATCGTCGAAGACATCATTGATAGCGGAAGAACACTTGCTTATTTAGTCGATCTATTTAAATACCGTAAAGCAAACTCAGTTAAAATCGTGACACTTCTTGATAAGCCCGAAGGCAGAGTCGTAGATATCGAAGCGGATTACATTGGTTTCAATGTGCCAAACGAGTTTGTGGTAGGTTACGGATTAGATTATGCAGAAGCCTATCGAAATCTTCCATACATCGGTGTACTAAAACCGAGCGTTTATCAATCAAATTAA
- the ftsH gene encoding ATP-dependent zinc metalloprotease FtsH: MNKKNNGMMKNALYYVLVILAMVMVVYFIFGNNGQRSSDIEYSKFTEQLQEGKIKNFEVQPANGVYKISGEYKEQQTVANSGGLSILGTTETSTTHFTTIILPNDTTLSQVTELAKDNNVATTIREESSSGVWVSLLLSFLPIVIIVFFFYMMMGQQGGGGGGGGRVMNFGKSKAKEADKKANRVRFSDVAGAEEEKQELVEVVEFLKDPRRFIELGARIPAGVLLEGPPGTGKTLLAKAVAGEAGVPFYSISGSDFVEMFVGVGASRVRDLFETAKKNAPAIIFIDEIDAVGRQRGAGMGGGHDEREQTLNQLLVEMDGFDGNEGVIVIAATNRSDVLDPALLRPGRFDRQILVGRPDVKGREAILRVHARNKPIADDVDLKVVAQQTPGFAGADLENVLNEAALVAARRNKKKIDASDIDEAEDRVIAGPAKKDRVISKREREMVAYHEAGHTIVGLVLSRARVVHKVTIIPRGRAGGYMIALPKEDQFLMTKEDMFEQIVGLLGGRTAEEIIFNVQSTGASNDFEQATALARSMVTEYGMSDRLGPVQYEGNHQVFVGRDYGQTKAYSEQVAFEIDQEVRKILMEAHQKAHEIIEAHRAQHKLIAEKLLEFETLDAKAIKSLFEKGVMPEGAESADFPSEKEAQTFEEAKRALEEKDAEKQAEEKHEFDEAKKELNDDNQSTSTDEQNHSDDQNR; encoded by the coding sequence ATGAACAAAAAAAACAATGGCATGATGAAAAATGCCTTGTATTATGTCCTCGTAATCTTAGCGATGGTAATGGTCGTCTACTTTATTTTTGGTAACAATGGCCAACGGTCGTCAGATATCGAGTACTCAAAATTCACTGAACAATTACAAGAAGGCAAAATCAAAAACTTTGAGGTGCAACCTGCTAATGGTGTGTATAAGATCTCAGGTGAATACAAAGAACAACAGACAGTTGCAAATAGTGGCGGTCTATCGATTCTAGGTACTACTGAGACATCAACTACGCACTTCACTACGATTATTTTGCCAAACGATACAACATTGAGCCAAGTCACAGAGTTGGCAAAAGACAACAACGTAGCAACTACGATCAGAGAAGAATCAAGTAGCGGCGTATGGGTATCACTCCTATTAAGCTTCTTGCCAATCGTGATCATCGTCTTCTTCTTCTATATGATGATGGGACAACAAGGTGGCGGCGGAGGCGGCGGAGGCCGTGTGATGAACTTTGGGAAATCCAAAGCAAAAGAAGCCGACAAAAAAGCAAATCGCGTTCGTTTCTCTGATGTAGCGGGTGCGGAAGAAGAAAAACAAGAACTTGTCGAAGTCGTTGAGTTCCTAAAAGATCCAAGACGCTTCATTGAACTGGGTGCACGTATCCCAGCCGGAGTTCTCTTAGAAGGACCTCCAGGAACAGGTAAAACATTGCTTGCCAAAGCAGTTGCTGGTGAAGCTGGCGTACCATTCTACTCTATTTCGGGTTCAGACTTTGTTGAAATGTTTGTTGGGGTCGGTGCAAGCCGAGTTCGTGACTTATTTGAAACTGCAAAAAAGAATGCTCCAGCAATCATCTTTATTGATGAAATCGATGCTGTCGGTCGTCAACGTGGCGCTGGTATGGGTGGCGGACACGATGAACGTGAACAAACACTGAACCAATTGCTTGTTGAAATGGATGGATTCGATGGAAATGAAGGCGTGATCGTGATTGCAGCGACAAACCGTTCAGACGTATTAGATCCAGCCTTGCTTCGTCCAGGACGTTTTGACCGTCAAATTTTAGTTGGTCGTCCAGATGTCAAAGGCCGTGAAGCGATTTTACGAGTTCACGCAAGAAACAAACCAATTGCTGACGATGTTGATTTGAAAGTCGTAGCACAACAAACACCAGGTTTTGCTGGTGCTGATTTAGAAAACGTCTTAAACGAAGCAGCATTAGTAGCTGCTCGTCGAAACAAGAAAAAAATCGATGCTTCTGATATCGATGAAGCAGAAGACCGCGTGATTGCTGGACCAGCCAAGAAAGACCGTGTCATCAGCAAACGCGAACGCGAAATGGTCGCTTACCATGAAGCAGGTCATACGATCGTTGGACTTGTCTTGAGTCGTGCCCGTGTCGTTCACAAAGTAACGATCATCCCGCGTGGACGTGCTGGTGGATATATGATCGCTTTACCAAAAGAAGATCAATTCTTAATGACAAAAGAAGATATGTTTGAACAAATCGTTGGTTTACTAGGTGGACGTACCGCAGAAGAAATCATCTTCAACGTTCAATCTACTGGTGCATCAAATGACTTTGAACAAGCAACAGCACTAGCAAGAAGCATGGTTACAGAGTATGGGATGAGTGATCGCTTAGGTCCTGTCCAATATGAAGGAAACCACCAAGTATTCGTAGGCCGTGACTATGGTCAAACGAAAGCATACTCAGAACAAGTTGCTTTTGAAATCGACCAAGAAGTACGCAAGATCTTGATGGAAGCACATCAAAAAGCACATGAAATCATCGAAGCACACCGTGCACAACACAAACTGATCGCAGAAAAACTGCTTGAATTTGAAACATTGGATGCCAAAGCAATCAAATCTCTCTTTGAAAAAGGTGTAATGCCTGAAGGAGCAGAATCGGCAGACTTCCCTAGTGAAAAAGAAGCGCAAACGTTTGAAGAAGCAAAACGTGCACTAGAAGAAAAAGATGCGGAAAAACAAGCAGAAGAAAAGCATGAGTTTGATGAAGCGAAAAAAGAGTTGAATGATGACAATCAATCGACTTCAACGGATGAACAAAATCATTCAGATGATCAAAATAGATAA
- the lysS gene encoding lysine--tRNA ligase, which produces MTEEQQNQLEDLNDQMIVRREKMEQLRENGIDPFGKRFERTHNSQELHELFDPRTKEELAEMALTASVAGRMMTRRGKGKAGFAHLQDREGQIQIYVRKDRVGEEAYEVFKHADLGDFFGVTGEIMKTDTGEVSIKASEIVILSKALRPLPDKYHGLTNIEQRYRQRYLDLVSNRDSFDRFMKRSQIISEIRRYLDGNGYIEVETPVLHNEAGGAAARPFITHHNALDMDLYLRIALELHLKRLIVGGMEKVYEIGRVFRNEGIDTTHNPEFTMLEAYTAYTDFQDVMNLTEGIIRNAAEKVLGTAKITYAGQAVDLESDFKRVHMVDAIKEHTGVDFWKEMTLEEALAIAKEHQVEVTEAMGVGHVINEFFEAFVEETLVQPTFVYGHPVEVSPLAKKNPEDPRFTDRFELFITGKEFANAFTELNDPIDQRERFEAQEKERELGNDEAHGLDEDFLEALEYGMPPTGGLGIGIDRLVMLLTDAQSIRDVLLFPTMR; this is translated from the coding sequence GTGACTGAGGAACAACAAAATCAATTAGAAGATTTAAACGATCAAATGATTGTTCGTCGTGAAAAAATGGAGCAATTGAGAGAAAATGGGATCGATCCATTTGGTAAGCGATTTGAGCGTACACATAATTCCCAAGAATTGCACGAATTATTTGATCCACGTACAAAAGAAGAATTGGCGGAGATGGCATTGACAGCGAGTGTTGCTGGCCGTATGATGACACGCCGTGGAAAAGGTAAAGCTGGATTTGCTCATCTGCAAGACAGAGAAGGCCAAATCCAAATCTACGTACGCAAAGACCGAGTAGGTGAAGAAGCTTATGAAGTATTCAAACATGCTGACTTAGGAGATTTCTTTGGCGTAACTGGAGAAATCATGAAAACTGATACAGGTGAGGTATCGATTAAAGCCTCTGAAATCGTCATCTTATCAAAAGCACTTCGTCCATTACCAGATAAATATCATGGATTAACGAACATCGAACAACGATACAGACAGCGTTACCTTGATTTAGTAAGTAATAGAGATAGTTTTGACCGCTTCATGAAACGCAGTCAAATCATTAGTGAGATCCGTCGCTATTTAGATGGGAACGGCTATATCGAAGTTGAAACACCAGTCTTGCATAATGAAGCCGGTGGAGCAGCAGCACGTCCGTTTATCACACATCACAATGCGTTAGATATGGATCTATATCTACGTATTGCGTTAGAACTTCATTTGAAACGTCTGATCGTTGGTGGTATGGAAAAAGTTTATGAGATCGGCCGTGTATTCCGTAATGAAGGAATCGATACGACCCACAACCCTGAGTTCACGATGCTTGAAGCATACACTGCATATACTGATTTTCAAGATGTGATGAACTTGACAGAAGGTATCATCCGTAATGCAGCTGAAAAAGTATTAGGAACAGCTAAAATCACTTATGCAGGTCAAGCAGTTGATTTAGAGAGTGATTTCAAACGTGTGCATATGGTCGATGCAATCAAAGAGCATACAGGTGTTGATTTCTGGAAAGAAATGACCTTAGAAGAAGCACTAGCGATTGCAAAAGAACACCAAGTTGAAGTGACAGAAGCAATGGGTGTTGGTCACGTCATCAATGAATTCTTTGAAGCGTTTGTGGAAGAAACCTTAGTGCAACCTACTTTTGTCTATGGACATCCAGTAGAAGTTTCTCCATTGGCGAAGAAAAATCCTGAAGACCCACGTTTTACTGACCGTTTCGAATTGTTCATCACAGGTAAAGAATTTGCTAATGCCTTTACTGAGCTGAATGATCCAATCGATCAAAGAGAACGTTTTGAAGCGCAAGAAAAAGAACGCGAGCTTGGAAACGATGAAGCACATGGTTTAGACGAAGACTTCTTAGAAGCGCTAGAATATGGCATGCCACCAACTGGCGGACTAGGTATCGGAATCGACCGTCTAGTCATGCTATTGACCGATGCTCAATCGATCCGTGACGTATTACTATTCCCAACCATGCGTTAA